The following proteins are encoded in a genomic region of Gimesia algae:
- a CDS encoding sulfatase, with protein sequence MINSLGRFIFCFLFCVLITTQPASAADSKPNVLFLICDDLNCDLGCYGHTQVQSPNIDQLAKQGVRFEHAYCQFPLCGPSRASFMTGMYPDQTLVHRNGIYIREHVPNVITMSQMFRNHGYFATRVGKIYHYNVPKHIGSGGHDDPYSWNQTFNPRGRDVDDEDQIFSLVPGSFGGTLSWLAAEGTDAEQTDGIAADIAIQQLKKFAESKEPFFLAVGLYRPHTPYVAPKNYFEKYPLDQIKVPQSPDGYLKTIPASARKSVTRKKNQVDLPDKLARQAIQAYYASITFADAQLGHILSALKETGLDENTIVVFTSDHGYHMGEHGHWQKTTLFENATHVPLIIAGPGVTAKGQTAAAPAEMVDFYPTLADLCGLKAPASVSGISQVPTLKDATAASRKTALTQYANGYSIRTPTFRYTEWGKNGSEGVELYDHKSDPAEMHNLANQAKTQKLRDELAQILHERIEQANVAPKGVKQITFENRRRVPKQK encoded by the coding sequence ATGATCAACAGCCTCGGTCGATTCATCTTCTGTTTTCTGTTTTGTGTTCTCATAACCACCCAACCTGCTTCCGCCGCCGATTCGAAACCCAATGTTCTGTTTCTGATCTGCGACGATCTGAACTGTGACCTGGGCTGTTATGGCCACACACAGGTACAGTCTCCCAATATTGACCAACTGGCAAAGCAGGGCGTTCGCTTTGAGCACGCCTACTGTCAGTTCCCGTTATGTGGTCCCAGCCGAGCCTCGTTCATGACAGGCATGTATCCCGATCAGACGCTCGTGCATCGCAATGGAATTTATATTCGGGAACATGTGCCCAATGTAATAACTATGTCGCAGATGTTTCGTAATCACGGTTACTTTGCGACCCGTGTGGGAAAAATATATCACTATAATGTTCCCAAACACATTGGCTCTGGCGGACACGATGACCCCTATTCCTGGAATCAGACTTTCAATCCTCGCGGTCGGGATGTGGATGACGAAGACCAGATCTTCAGTCTTGTGCCGGGGAGTTTTGGGGGCACACTCAGCTGGCTGGCTGCGGAGGGAACCGATGCCGAACAGACCGACGGCATTGCCGCCGACATCGCGATTCAGCAGTTAAAGAAATTCGCGGAATCCAAAGAACCATTCTTCCTCGCCGTAGGCCTGTATCGACCGCATACCCCCTATGTCGCACCGAAAAATTATTTCGAAAAATATCCCCTCGATCAAATCAAAGTACCACAGAGCCCGGACGGATATCTGAAAACCATTCCCGCGTCGGCACGGAAATCGGTCACCCGCAAAAAAAATCAGGTTGATCTGCCCGACAAGCTGGCCCGCCAGGCGATTCAGGCCTATTACGCATCGATTACCTTCGCCGATGCCCAACTGGGACATATCCTGTCTGCTCTCAAAGAGACGGGCCTTGATGAAAATACCATCGTTGTATTCACCTCCGATCACGGCTATCACATGGGCGAACATGGACACTGGCAGAAAACGACACTGTTTGAAAACGCAACCCACGTGCCTCTGATTATCGCCGGCCCCGGTGTCACCGCCAAAGGGCAGACCGCTGCTGCTCCTGCAGAAATGGTCGACTTTTATCCCACACTCGCCGACCTGTGTGGACTGAAAGCACCGGCGTCGGTTTCCGGTATCAGCCAGGTTCCGACCTTAAAAGACGCCACTGCTGCATCCCGCAAAACGGCACTCACGCAGTATGCGAACGGTTACAGTATCCGCACTCCCACGTTTCGTTATACCGAATGGGGCAAAAACGGCAGTGAAGGGGTGGAACTCTACGATCACAAGTCTGATCCTGCGGAAATGCACAACCTGGCAAACCAGGCGAAGACTCAAAAATTACGCGACGAATTAGCACAGATTCTTCACGAACGCATCGAACAGGCGAATGTTGCGCCCAAAGGTGTTAAGCAAATTACCTTCGAGAACCGCCGTCGCGTTCCCAAACAAAAATGA
- the mntR gene encoding manganese-binding transcriptional regulator MntR, giving the protein MAKKQQPKNQHERTRVDHATEIAEDYVEAIAEMIEEQGVCRVKDLAEHFAVSHVTVNRTVARLQRDGYATTEPYSPVELTTQGARLAKDSRRRHEIVLSFLIALGVSEETAATDSEGIEHHVSPETLAIMESFVAKVQG; this is encoded by the coding sequence ATGGCAAAGAAGCAGCAACCTAAGAATCAACACGAACGCACGCGTGTGGATCATGCAACCGAAATTGCAGAGGACTATGTAGAAGCGATTGCAGAAATGATAGAAGAGCAGGGCGTCTGCCGGGTGAAAGATCTGGCGGAACACTTTGCTGTGAGCCATGTGACCGTCAATCGTACCGTAGCCCGTCTGCAGCGGGATGGCTATGCCACCACTGAGCCTTACAGTCCTGTCGAACTGACCACACAGGGCGCGCGCCTTGCGAAAGATTCCCGCCGCCGCCATGAAATCGTCCTCAGCTTTCTGATTGCACTCGGCGTCAGCGAAGAGACGGCTGCGACAGATTCCGAAGGCATCGAACATCATGTCAGCCCGGAAACACTGGCGATCATGGAATCATTCGTCGCCAAAGTGCAGGGGTGA